A window from Telopea speciosissima isolate NSW1024214 ecotype Mountain lineage chromosome 8, Tspe_v1, whole genome shotgun sequence encodes these proteins:
- the LOC122638343 gene encoding uncharacterized protein At1g27050 produces the protein MSRKRERPDYGSGQYVSSSSTSTSFRKSKRARPLHHHHSNGRADIGDRLQEPTTTNTTDSKQNSPAVVVVTGLDQSCSVLDLKSRFEMYGSISRLRIDRGGLGFITFRSHDSAAAAISASLDPSFPVTVDSRKVQVSWANDPSPHWREGVAISSKEERPLSKLLRAEVPLRRHGRGIKQSVGIVSLRNGLDTPYKGREIVAYDDLL, from the exons ATGAGCCGGAAAAGAGAGAGACCCGACTACGGTTCCGGTCagtatgtctcttcttcttcaacttcgACTTCATTCCGGAAATCAAAGAGGGCTCGTCCCTTGCATCACCACCATTCTAATGGCAGAGCTGACATAGGAGATCGTCTGCAGGagcccaccaccaccaacaccaccgaTTCCAAGCAGAATTCCCCTGCGGTGGTTGTAGTGACTGGTCTCGACCAAAGCTGCTCCGTCCTCGACCTTAAGTCTCGTTTCGAGATGTATGGCAGCATCTCTCGTCTTCGCATTGACCGTGGTGGTCTTGGCTTCATCACCTTCCGCTCCCACGACTCTGCTGCTGCCGCCATCAGCGCTTCCCTTGATCCCTCTTTCCCCGTCACTGTCGATTCCAGAAAG GTCCAGGTATCTTGGGCAAATGATCCTTCTCCTCACTGGAGGGAAGGTGTTGCCATTTCGTCTAAGGAGGAGCGGCCCTTATCCAAGTTGCTGCGTGCTGAAGTACCTCTCAGGAGACATGGCAGAGGCATTAAACAGAGCGTGGGTATAGTGAGTCTGAGAAATGGGTTAGACACGCCTTACAAAGGCAGGGAAATCGTTGCCTATGATGATCTTCTCTAG
- the LOC122670421 gene encoding short-chain dehydrogenase reductase 3b-like: protein MADEAIPPQYKSLEGKVAIVTGGASGIGETTACLFADHGSRAVVIADIQDEKGELLVTSIGTHRCSYIHCDVADEDQVKSMVDWTIQKYGRLDIMFSNAGILNTHQTILDLDLSAMDRLFSINVKGMAACVKHAGRAMVEGGIKGSIVCTASAAASVGTGRHTDYTMSKHAVLGLVRSASRQLGRHGIRVNCVSPSGLATPMLCQSYGMDEDGVEKVFSNSTSLEGLALKVNHVAEAVLFLASDASAFVTGHNLAVDGGYVPRQPRSDPTHSFFRPVAI from the coding sequence ATGGCTGACGAGGCTATTCCTCCCCAATACAAAAGCTTAGAAGGAAAAGTAGCCATCGTCACCGGCGGCGCCAGCGGAATCGGCGAGACCACTGCATGTCTGTTCGCCGATCACGGCTCGCGCGCAGTGGTGATCGCAGACATTCAAGACGAGAAAGGGGAACTTCTGGTTACCTCTATCGGTACACACCGATGCAGCTACATCCACTGTGATGTCGCCGATGAAGATCAAGTCAAGTCCATGGTTGACTGGACGATCCAGAAGTACGGCCGCCTCGACATCATGTTCAGCAACGCCGGCATCCTCAACACTCACCAGACAATCCTGGACCTCGATTTATCGGCCATGGATCGACTCTTCTCCATCAACGTCAAGGGAATGGCAGCTTGCGTGAAGCACGCGGGGAGAGCTATGGTGGAAGGGGGAATTAAGGGGAGCATAGTCTGTACGGCGAGTGCTGCAGCCAGCGTTGGTACGGGGAGGCACACGGATTATACCATGTCCAAGCATGCGGTGTTGGGGTTGGTGAGATCGGCGAGCCGCCAGTTGGGTCGGCACGGGATCAGGGTCAATTGCGTGTCGCCGTCAGGGTTGGCGACACCGATGCTGTGCCAGTCGTACGGGATGGATGAGGATGGAGTGGAGAAGGTTTTCTCCAATTCCACCAGCTTGGAAGGATTGGCGTTGAAGGTGAATCACGTGGCGGAGGCCGTGTTGTTCCTTGCTTCTGATGCGTCTGCCTTCGTCACTGGCCATAACCTCGCCGTTGACGGCGGTTACGTCCCTCGACAACCTAGAAGCGACCCAACACATTCATTTTTCCGGCCGGTTGCGATCTAA